In a single window of the Trichoderma breve strain T069 chromosome 6, whole genome shotgun sequence genome:
- a CDS encoding WSC domain-containing protein gives MKSTAALVGLLGLAGSALADPTWPNAVDEIEEIMTQLQSFRARKFADTVNPCSNEASGPGRQNAAEWLRVGFHDMSTANINFGIGGLDASLQYELDDGENTGPGHKTTLEFMAPYLSPRSSLADLIALGVYTSVRSCGGPAVPIRVGRIDATGKGPTGVPQPQNSVFTFQQQFQRMGFSTQEMIQVTACGHTLGGVHNTEFPDIVPAGTGLQGEAGLDSSDAVFDNKVVTEYLSGETQNPLVVGPSVKISKNSDFKVFNSDNNATMEALADADTFTSVCKTVLQKMIEVVPPGVTFSDPIVPYNIKPVNLQLTLANGGTTLQFTGFIRVKTTGLAKASIPSVTLTYKNRKGTTDCGLSSCVITATRQGTSQGFDDTFDFFPFTANILASSGISSFTVTVNNADGTKDIYDNNGNEYPVQDAIIFQAPQSCVLGSSGALTAVAAVRNDRLSQGAQAKIWFKTPQTTSPVPLLQSTTVDLQKGQCVGSYTLFNIDTTIQGGLAYQGYVDVINGDQSDSFKSLANIGGTCRDFASPAACNGGDEGSGGTTGLPTIPATTTDAVPTTSESATSEPATSEPATSEPATSNPVTTAPPTTTAPPTTTAVPTPTHKPSVDGYVLVSCWTEGDGVRALAGSAYANDTMTLETCRDFCSSYVYWGTEYGRECYCGNTLAKSSEAAPIDQCNMVCGGDGSEFCGAGNRLELYSTTVTQPPTPTGTLTHEPTVGAYTLVGCWTEGQGDRALGQAATQAADMTNEACAEFCSDYRYFGTEYGDECYCGSFLSTSSATAPLADCNMPCGGNQFEYCGASNRLELYINANVTGGEPEQPAAAGDFVFVGCQTEGNGTRALTGAATATGTMSDEACADFCADFTYFGTEYGSECYCGNTLDPSSLKAPASDCNMLCSGNELEYCGAGNRLSLYTKKPTELTE, from the exons ATGAAGTCAACAGCTGCCTTGGTGggcctcctcggcctggcTGGCTCAGCCCTGGCTGATCCCACATGGCCCAACGCAGTCGACGAGATTGAGGAGATCATGACCCAGCTCCAGTCGTTCCGCGCCCGTAAATTCGCCGACACCGTGAACCCATGCTCCAACGAAGCCTCGGGGCCCGGCCGGCAGAACGCCGCTGAGTGGCTCCGGGTCGGCTTCCACGACATGTCcactgccaacatcaacttCGGCATTGGTGGTCTGGATGCCTCGCTCCAGTACGAGCTGGACGATGGCGAAAACACCGGGCCTGGCCACAAGACGACGCTCGAATTCATGGCTCCCTATCTCTCTCCCCGGTCCAGCTTGGCTGACCTTATCGCCCTGGGCGTCTACACATCTGTCCGCTCTTGCGGCGGTCCTGCTGTGCCAATTCGTGTTGGCCGTATCGATGCCACCGGCAAGGGACCTACAGGCGTTCCCCAGCCCCAAAACTCTGTCTTCACCTTTCAGCAGCAGTTTCAGCGCATGGGCTTCAGCACTCAGGAAATGATCCAAGTCACCGCCTGTGGTCACACTCTTGGTGGCGTCCACAACACTGAGTTCCCCGATATCGTTCCCGCCGGAACTGGACTCCAGGGCGAGGCTGGTCTCGACAGCTCCGACGCCGTCTTCGATAACAAGGTCGTGACTGAGTATCTCTCCGGAGAGACCCAGAACCCTCTTGTTGTCGGCCCATCCGTCAAGATTAGCAAAAACTCCGACTTCAAGGTTTTCAATTCTGATAACAACGCGACCATGGAGGCCTTGGCCGATGCCGATACCTTTACCTCTGTCTGCAAGACTGTCCTGCAAAAGATGATTGAGGTTGTCCCTCCGGGCGTCACTTTTTCCGACCCAATTGTGCCTTACAACATCAAGCCGGTCAACTTGCAGCTGACtcttgccaatggcggcaCCACTCTCCAGTTTACGGGCTTTATCCGTGTCAAGACTACCGGCCttgccaaggccagcatACCCAGCGTAACCCTCACTTACAAGAACCGCAAGGGCACCACCGACTGCGGCCTCAGCTCTTGTGTCATCACCGCAACTCGTCAGGGCACCAGCCAAGGCTTTGATGATACCTTTGACTTCTTCCCCTTCACGGCCAACATCCTTGCTTCTTCGGGCATCTCATCCTTCACCGTCACTGTCAACAATGCCGACGGTACCAAGGACATCTACGACAACAACGGAAATGAGTATCCTGTCcaggatgccatcatcttccaggcTCCCCAGAGCTGTGTGCTAGGATCTTCGGGTGCTCTGACTGCTGTCGCTGCCGTCCGCAACGATCGCCTCAGCCAGGGTGCGCAAGCTAAAATCTGGTTCAAGACTCCCCAGACCACCAGCCCCGTTCCTCTGTTGCAGAGCACCACCGTCGACCTCCAGAAGGGCCAGTGTGTTGGATCCTACACTTTGTTCAACATCGACACCACCATCCAGGGTGGTCTGGCCTACCAGGGATATGTCGATGTCATCAACGGTGACCAGTCTGACAGCTTCAAGTCCCTCGCCAACATTGGCGGTACTTGCCGTGACTTTGCCAGCCCAGCCGCCTGCAacggaggagatgagggaTCCGGTGGCACAACGGGCCTCCCAACCATCCCAGCCACTACCACCGATGCCGTGCCAACTACTTCCGAGTCTGCTACCAGTGAGCCCGCGACCAGCGAGCCTGCCACCAGTGAACCTGCTACTAGCAACCCCGTTACCACTGCGCCTCCGACAACAACGGCGCCTCCGACAACTACTGCAGTTCCCACTCCTACTCACAAGCCTTCAGTCGATGGTTACGTCCTTGTTTCTTGCTGGACCGAAGGCGATGGCGTTCGTGCGCTTGCTGGCAGCGCCTATGCCAATGACACTATGACTCTGGAAACCTGCAGAGACTTTTGCAGCAGCTATGTCTACTGGGGTACCGAGTATGGCCGCGAAT GTTATTGCGGTAACACGCTTGCCAAGAGCAGTGAGGCAGCCCCCATTGATCAGTGCAACATGGTttgcggtggtgatggtAGTGAATTCTGTGGTGCCGGCAACCGTCTTGAGCTGTACTCAACCACCGTCACCCAGCCTCCCACTCCCACCGGCACCCTTACTCACGAGCCCACCGTTGGTGCCTACACGTTGGTGGGTTGCTGGACGGAAGGTCAAGGCGATCGCGCTCTGGGCCAGGCAGCTACCCAGGCAGCTGACATGACCAACGAGGCTTGTGCCGAGTTCTGTTCCGACTACAGGTACTTTGGTACTGAGTATGGTGATGAGTGCTACTGTGGAAGCTTCCTTTCCACTTCGAGCGCAACCGCTCCCCTTGCCGATTGCAACATGCCCTGCGGTGGTAATCAGTTTGAGTACTGCGGAGCCAGCAACCGCCTTGAGCTTTACATCAACGCCAACGTTACTGGCGGAGAGCCTGAAcaacctgctgctgctggcgacTTTGTGTTTGTCGGCTGCCAGACGGAGGGCAACGGCACCCGTGCCCTGACTGGCGCTGCCACTGCAACAGGCACCATGTCAGATGAGGCCTGTGCCGACTTCTGTGCTGACTTTACGTACTTTGGCACCGAATACGGCAGCGAATGCTACTGTGGCAATACCCTGGATCCTTCATCTCTAAAGGCTCCGGCGTCTGACTGTAACATGCTTTGCAGCGGCAACGAGCTCGAGTACTGTGGTGCGGGCAACCGCCTGTCGCTGTACACCAAGAAGCCTACTGAGCTTACTGAGTAG
- a CDS encoding pyridoxal-phosphate dependent enzyme domain-containing protein, producing MGSEIHTKIPYIETPLIKSHTLSEVAGCNVFLKLENLQPSGSFKSRGIGNYMMAKLAAQGADTSKVHFYCSSGGNAGLACVHAAITLGCRATIVVPLSTSAFMIDKLRQAGATDVIQKGASWQEADDYLTGTLMEEARTKGDVAIYVPPFNAQEIWDGAAGISHEIARQIPAMTKHYPVSIEGVVGGGGLLSGVVQGLDDLSMQQTRVIAVETLGADSLHQAVQKRELITLPAITSLATTLGARRVCQRAFEYGLREQVSTVVLSDAEAIAACKRFASEERFLVELSCGVVPAVVYSGRLKELIPGLNKNSVVVLVICGGCNISYELLEHYVTSQAAAAHTS from the exons ATGGGGTCAGAAATCCACACAAAGATCCCCTACATCGAAACCCCACTCATCAAATCACACACTCTCTCAGAAGTGGCTGGTTG CAATGTCTTCCTCAAGCTGGAGAACCTCCAGCCCTCAGGGTCCTTCAAGTCTCGCGGCATAGGCAACTACATGATGGCCAAACTCGCCGCTCAAGGCGCAGACACCAGCAAGGTCCATTTCTACTGCTCGTCCGGAGGCAACGCCGGGCTGGCCTGTGTCCATGCCGCCATCACCTTGGGGTGCCGGGCCACCATTGTCGTCCCGCTGTCGACTTCAGCCTTCATGATTGACAAGCTGCGACAGGCCGGTGCCACTGATGTTATTCAAAAGGGGGCCTCGTGGCAAGAGGCAGATGACTACTTGACGGGAACCCTCATGGAGGAAGCCCGTACCAAGGGAGACGTTGCCATCTATGTACCTCCATTCAACGCTCAGGAGATTTGGGACGGTGCCGCGGGCATCTCGCACGAGATTGCAAGACAAATCCCCGCCATGACCAAACATTATCCGGTGTCCATTGAGGGTGT TGTCGGTGGAGGTGGCCTCTTGTCTGGTGTCGTGCAGGGTCTCGACGACCTCTCCATGCAACAGACTCGAGTCATTGCCGTTGAAACTCTCGGAGCAGACTCTCTCCATCAGGCAGTCCAAAAGCGCGAGCTGATTACCCTGCCTGCCATCACTAGTCTTGCCACCACCCTGGGTGCGAGAAGGGTCTGCCAAAGGGCCTTTGAGTACGGACTCCGTGAGCAGGTCTCAACCGTGGTGCTCTCCGACGCCGAAGCCATTGCCGCCTGTAAGCGGTTCGCAAGCGAGGAGCGCTTCCTGGTCGAGTTGTCGTGTGGAGTCGTTCCCGCGGTGGTGTACAGCGGGCGGCTGAAGGAGTTGATTCCCGGACTCAACAAGAATAGTGTGGTTGTGCTTGTGATATGTGGAGGGTGCAATATCTCCTACGAATTACTCGAGCACTATGTCACAAGCCAAGCAGCCGCGGCGCACACAAGCTGA